The region CCGCCGGCGCGTACGGAACCGGATGGGAGTACTACGCCACCAGCTTCATCGTCACCCTCGTCCTCGCGCTCGCCGCGAACACCAGCTTCGGCGGTCTCCCCGTCCTGATGAGCGTGCTGGCGCGGGACAACCGGCTGCCCCACCTGTTCGGGCTGCGCTCCGAGCGGCCGGTGTACCGGTACGGGGTGGTGGCGCTGGCGGTGTTGTCGGCGCTGCTGCTCATCGCGGTCGGGGCCGAGACCCACCGGCTGATCCCGCTGTTCGCCATCGGGGTGTTCACCGGCTTCACCATCAGCCAGGTCGGCCTGGTACGCCACTGGGCGACCGAGCAGCCCGAAGGGTGGCTGCGCCGGGCCGTGATCAACGGTCTGGGGGCCGTGCTGACGACCGTGGCCGGGCTGGTCCTGCTGACCACCAAGTTCCTCGAAGGGGCCTGGCTGGTCATGGTCGCGGTGCCGCTGCTGATGCTGCTGTTCACCCGCATCCAGCGGTACTACACGGCGGTCGGCGAGGAACTGGGGCTCGGACGGATCCCGCCCCCGCCGGCGCACACCATGAGCCTGGTCATCGTCCCAGTCGGCGAGGTCAGCAGGCTCGCGCAGCGTGCGCTGACGGCGGCGCTGGCCCTGGGCGACGAAGTCGTGGCGGTCAGCGTCCAGGCCGAGCCCGAGAAGGCGCTGGCGCTGCGGGACGCCTGGGAGCGCTGGAATCCCGGGGTGCGTCTGGAGATCCTCGACAGTCCGCACCGCTCTTTGGTGCAGCCGATGGTCGGCTACGTGCGGCGCGAGACGGGGACCGGCCGCGAGGTCGCCGTGCTCATCCCTGAGGTCGAGCCCCGGCACCGGCGCTACGCGCTTCTCCAGAACCAGCGCGGCCTGCTGCTGGCCGCGGTCCTCCAGGCGCGCACCGATGCGGTCGTCTGCAGGATGCCGTACCGCCTGAGGTTGTGACCGGTCCAATGGCCGGGATCGTGATGCCTCATGACCCGCCCGCACCACCCTCAACCGGCACGGGACCGGTCCTCCTTGGGGAGCCGTTCGAGCATCTCCGCCGCGATCTCTTTGCCTGAATCGCGAGAGAAGTCGACTTGATCAGTGATCACGCCGGCCCAGTACAGGGTGTCGTTGTGCGGTTCGTAGATCACGTCGGCCCCCGGGGCGTCGCACACCGAGAAGGCAGCGCGAGCGAACGGATCACGTCGAGGACTTCGGCATGGCGGCGTTCGCGGGGCAGTGCCAGCAGACGAACGGCCTCCTCGGCATCCGCCCCCCATGGCGAAGACCTGGCCCGAGAAGCCGGGCACTGCCTTGGAGGCGTTCCACAGGGACCAGGGCACACCCCGCTCTTCGATCTCCTCGGCGTCCTCCGGAGGACATCGTGACCGATGACGCTCAGCGCCACGCCGCCGACGGCCTGGACGATGTGGTGGCGCTCCTGATGCGTCAGCACGGCGGGATCCGCAACCTCTTCGACGAGGTGGGGCGGGCCACGGGAGGCGGCCGGCGGGACGCCTTCCGCCGCCTGGTCCGGATGCCGGCCCGGACACGGGGGGTCATCCGGGTAGTGAAGGCGGAAGGCGGAGGACTCGGACCGGATCGTGAGCAGGGCGGTGACGTCCTGCCCGGTGCCCGCACCCTCGTCGCACACAGTTACGGACGTGCCCGGCAGGGTTTCGTGCGCACTGCCTCGGGCGCCCGCGAGCAGGCTCTCGACGCGGTCCGCGAGGTCGTGACGGTGTGGTCGGCGGAGCGGCGGTCGCGGGTGGCCTGTATGCGCTGCTCGCCGGTGGCGCCGGGGGGTCCGGGGCGTACGCGCAGGTGACGACGCTCGGCGGCCTGGCGGCTCGCCACGCCAGCCGGTCCCTGACCTCCCATAGCAGCAGCAGCGCGGCCAGGGCCTGCTCCGAGCTGTCGCGGGGTCTTCCCTACGTCCGGATGTCGGCCGGAGCGCCTATGTGGCTCATTTCGTCAGTACATGGCAATTGGGTGGCTATGGCTGGTTGGCTCCCGTGGGGGCGGGTTACCCGGCGGCACAAGGCACGGCGGATCGAGTGCCGTGCCGGTGGAGGCAGCGCAACCCGAGAAGTGCGAAGGGAAGGATGCGCCGTGGCCAAGCCCAACCCCACAGACCTCCAGAAGGCCCTGAAGGACGCGAACTATCCGGCCGACCGCGACTCCCTGGTCGAGCGGGCCAAGGACAACGGTGCGGACCGGCAACTGGTCGACCAACTGGCGCATCTGAAGAAGGGTCGTTTCGAAGGCCCGGACGAGGTGCAGAAGGCCGTCTTCAAGGGCAAGTAGCCCGGCGGTGAGGACAGGCAATGGTGGGCGGAGGGAAGTGCGCACGCGCTGAATGCCACCCATCACCACCCCGGTCGAGTACGAGGCGGCGGGAGGCTGGATGGCCATCGAGGACGAGGCGGCGAAGCCCGGGAGAGTGTTGCTCACCGGCTGGTTCAGCTTCCTGGACGGTGAGGTCACCGCGGGCGACGCGCTCGCGCTGCGACGGGTCCGAGCCTGCCTGGATCACCTCGGAATCCCGTACGACGTGGCCTGGAGCGCGGGCTACCGGCCCGACGCCCTGGACCTGTCCGAGGCGGCCGGAAACCTCTATACCCATCTGGTCTTCCTCTGCGGCCCCGCGCACGGGCCCCAGGTCGAGGAACTGCACCGGAGCTTTCCCTCCTGTGTGCGTATCGCCGTCGGCACGTCCGTGATCGATGGCTCCGCCCCGGCTGTCACCGGCTTCCACCACGTCCTGTCCCGTGACGCCCCCGGCGGTGTCCGTCCGCTACGGGACCTGGCCGCCGCCGCTCCCACCGGCCCCGGTGCCCCGGTCGTCGGGGTGGTCCTCACCCACGGGCAGGGGGAGTACGCGGGCGCGCGGCGCCACGCCGAGGTGGCAGCCACGCTGACCCGGTGGCTGGCGGCCAAGGACTGCGCATGTCTGGAGCTGACCACTCGGCTCGACGCGCATGACTGGCGGCTGTGTACGACGGCGGGGCAGTTCGAGTCGGTGGTGAGCCGGCTGGACCTGGTGGTCACCGACCGTCTGCACGGGCTCGTACTGGCACTGCGGGCGGGTGTTCCGGCGCTGGCCGTCGACCCCGTCGCCGGTGGGGCGAAGGTATCGGCGCAGGCCCGGGCCCTCTCCTGGCCCGCGACGCTGGGCGCCGGCCAGTGCGTCCGCGCCGAACTCGACCGGTGGTGGTCCTGGTGCCTGGGCGACGGCCGGAATCTCGCCGAGCGGCGCCGGCAGGAGTTCCTGGGTGCGCGTTTCCATGACACCCGGGACGACGGGACGGCGGGGCTGGCGCGAGTGCTCTCGACGGCCGCGTGGCCCGAGGGCCGGCGAGAGCGTACGAGCGACGCGAGGAGCGGGCCATGACCGGCGATCGCATCACCGTGGTCGTCATCACCCACAACCGGTGCGCCGAGCTGCTGCATACGCTCGACCGGCTGGCGGAGCTGCCCGAACGGCCGCCCGTGATCGTGGCCGACAACGGTTCCACCGACGGGACCGCCGACGCGGTAGCCCGTCTGCACGGCGGCGTACGGCTGCTGCGCCTCCGCCGCAACCTCGCGGCACTCGGCCGGAACGTGGCCGTCAGGGAGGTGCGCACCCCGTACACCGCCTTCTGCGACGACGACTCGTGGTGGGAGCCCGGCTCCCTGGAAACCGCCGTGGACCGGTTGGACCGCCATCCGCTCCTCGCCACTGCCACGGCCCGCGTCCTCGTGGAGCCCGCCGGCACCGAGGACCCGATCGTGGCGGAGCTGCGCTCCTCACCCGTACCGGGGCCGCCGTGGCTGCCGGGCCCGGCTCTCGGCTCCTTCATGGCCGCCGCGACCTGTGTGCGGACCGATGCCTTCCGTAGTGTCGGCGGTTTCTCGCCGCGGCTGTGGCTGGACGGCGAAGAGGAGCTGCTCGCCACCGATCTGGCGGTGCGCGGCTGGTGGCTCGCCTACATTCCGGAGATGACGGCTCACCACGCGCCCTCGGTGGTCCGGGAACCCGTGGCCAGGCGCGTACGGGGTCTGCGCAACACCCTCTGGTTCACCTGGCTGCGCCGACCGTTTCCCGCCGCCGTGCGCCGCACCCTGTTCCTGGCCCGCACGGTCCCCCGGGACACGGCGAGCCTGCGCGGATTCCTCCAGGCTGCGGCAGGTGCACCCCGGACACTGGCGCAGCGGCGGGTCGTCCCCGCGGAGATCGAGGACCGGCTCCGGCTGTTGGATGAGACACAGCGGACCTCGACGGCGCGGCGGTACGTGAGCTGAGGGGCGCTTTCGGGCGGGGCCTGTGCTTTCGGGCGGGGCCCTGTGCTTTCCGGTGTGAGGAAGGCCACCGGCGGCGGGGTCTTCTCCCGGAGGGTTCGTCTGTGAGCATGGACGGTCGCTGGGCCATAGCGGTGTCGCCATGGTCAGCCGACCCCTGATGGGGCTTTCTTATCCGTTCATCTCCTCACTCTCGGCCTGCCTGCGTGACCTCCTCCTTGCCTCCGATACCCGCGCCTCGATCTCCCGAGCGTCCCGCACCGCCCTCGTCCGGGCGGAGCAAGCGCTCCCCTTGGCGTTGCCTCCGGCACGGTGGCATGCGGTGGTGGTCGGCGGCGAACCTGGTGTCGAACGTCGGTACGTGGATGCAGCTGACCGTGCAGAACCTGCTGGTGCTGCACATCACCGGATCCGCCGCCACCACCGGTGTCTCGCTGGCGGTGCAGGCGGCTCCGGGACTGCTCCTCGGGCTGGCCGGGGGAGCGGCGGTGGATGCCTGGCCGCGCAAGCTCACCGCGGCCGTCAGCCAGGTGGCGCTGGCGGCCATCGCCTTCACCACGGCGGCCCTGGTCGCGTTCGACCGTCTCGACGTCGCCGCGCTCATGGTCCTTTCCGCACTGACCGGGCTGGTGGCCACCGTGGAGGGACCGGCGTGCGCCCTGCTCGGCAACGAACTGGTGCCCGTCCGGGACGTGTCCTCGGCGATCGCCCTGGGTTCGGTGGTGCACAGTGCGGGACGGCTCATCGGGGTGGCATGCGCCGGGGTCGCGGTGGGGGCGCTCGGCACCTCCGCGGCCTACGCGGCCAACGGGCTGTCCTTCCTCTTCGTGGCCGCCGTCATCCCCTTCCTCCGTCCGGTGGCCGGACACGCCCCGGCCGAACCCGACCGGCGGGCGCCACGGCCCGTGGCCGCCGCCCGCGAGGGACTCGCCTACTTCATGGGCAGGCCACGGCTGGTCGCC is a window of Streptomyces violaceusniger Tu 4113 DNA encoding:
- a CDS encoding polysaccharide pyruvyl transferase family protein, which produces MAIEDEAAKPGRVLLTGWFSFLDGEVTAGDALALRRVRACLDHLGIPYDVAWSAGYRPDALDLSEAAGNLYTHLVFLCGPAHGPQVEELHRSFPSCVRIAVGTSVIDGSAPAVTGFHHVLSRDAPGGVRPLRDLAAAAPTGPGAPVVGVVLTHGQGEYAGARRHAEVAATLTRWLAAKDCACLELTTRLDAHDWRLCTTAGQFESVVSRLDLVVTDRLHGLVLALRAGVPALAVDPVAGGAKVSAQARALSWPATLGAGQCVRAELDRWWSWCLGDGRNLAERRRQEFLGARFHDTRDDGTAGLARVLSTAAWPEGRRERTSDARSGP
- a CDS encoding DUF2795 domain-containing protein — protein: MAKPNPTDLQKALKDANYPADRDSLVERAKDNGADRQLVDQLAHLKKGRFEGPDEVQKAVFKGK
- a CDS encoding MFS transporter yields the protein MPPIPAPRSPERPAPPSSGRSKRSPWRCLRHGGMRWWSAANLVSNVGTWMQLTVQNLLVLHITGSAATTGVSLAVQAAPGLLLGLAGGAAVDAWPRKLTAAVSQVALAAIAFTTAALVAFDRLDVAALMVLSALTGLVATVEGPACALLGNELVPVRDVSSAIALGSVVHSAGRLIGVACAGVAVGALGTSAAYAANGLSFLFVAAVIPFLRPVAGHAPAEPDRRAPRPVAAAREGLAYFMGRPRLVALTVVTAVSAMFGRNYGLTLAVLVTGPLAGSDEQFGTVATVLAVGGILGALLAGRMQRPSVQLIGTFAAAGALLQVVAGLSPTLVVLLVVTAPMAVVESVSDTAGTTVLQTDPPPGMRGRVLGVWRTAQTGWGLVGPPLLGLLMEWAGPRGALVLGGLLIAAVIGAGALCRTRRRAPRSGAKPVAAHVPESAPPSPRSARSVEEPAPVP
- a CDS encoding APC family permease, which codes for MAFGLAHRKERPRVPLRHGEGDKHRLTSLEGLAALSLDALSSVAYGPEAIVVVLIAAGTGALTATLPITVVIVILLTVLVISYCQVIAVHPDGGGAYAVAKKSLGPRVSLLAAAALIVDYVLTVAVSLAAGAASLASAFPALSTHLLAVCLVLLVLLTTVNLWGVAESARVLMLPTVLFIVSMLGIVVMGILRSHPAAVVGTAHSVRATESLGALLILKAFSSGCSALTGVEAIANGVPMFREPHVKRAQHTELMLGVLLGAMLLGMAYLIRRDQVAPRGGVTVLAQLAAGAYGTGWEYYATSFIVTLVLALAANTSFGGLPVLMSVLARDNRLPHLFGLRSERPVYRYGVVALAVLSALLLIAVGAETHRLIPLFAIGVFTGFTISQVGLVRHWATEQPEGWLRRAVINGLGAVLTTVAGLVLLTTKFLEGAWLVMVAVPLLMLLFTRIQRYYTAVGEELGLGRIPPPPAHTMSLVIVPVGEVSRLAQRALTAALALGDEVVAVSVQAEPEKALALRDAWERWNPGVRLEILDSPHRSLVQPMVGYVRRETGTGREVAVLIPEVEPRHRRYALLQNQRGLLLAAVLQARTDAVVCRMPYRLRL
- a CDS encoding glycosyltransferase family 2 protein translates to MTGDRITVVVITHNRCAELLHTLDRLAELPERPPVIVADNGSTDGTADAVARLHGGVRLLRLRRNLAALGRNVAVREVRTPYTAFCDDDSWWEPGSLETAVDRLDRHPLLATATARVLVEPAGTEDPIVAELRSSPVPGPPWLPGPALGSFMAAATCVRTDAFRSVGGFSPRLWLDGEEELLATDLAVRGWWLAYIPEMTAHHAPSVVREPVARRVRGLRNTLWFTWLRRPFPAAVRRTLFLARTVPRDTASLRGFLQAAAGAPRTLAQRRVVPAEIEDRLRLLDETQRTSTARRYVS